The proteins below are encoded in one region of Gopherus flavomarginatus isolate rGopFla2 chromosome 12, rGopFla2.mat.asm, whole genome shotgun sequence:
- the DDX5 gene encoding probable ATP-dependent RNA helicase DDX5 isoform X2 encodes MPGFGGPRFGGSRGGPLSGKKFGNPGEKLTKKKWNLDELPKFEKNFYQEHPDVVRRTVQEVEQYRASKEVTVKGHTCPKPLINFYEANFPANVMEVIQAQNFTEPTAIQAQGWPVALSGLDMVGVAQTGSGKTLSYLLPAIVHINHQPFLERGDGPICLVLAPTRELAQQVQQVAAEYSRACRLKSTCIYGGAPKGPQIRDLERGVEICIATPGRLIDFLEAGKTNLRRCTYLVLDEADRMLDMGFEPQIRKIVDQIRPDRQTLMWSATWPKEVRQLAEDFLKEYVHINIGALELSANHNILQIVDVCHDVEKDDKLIRLMEEIMSEKENKTIVFVETKRRCDDLTRKMRRDGWPAMGIHGDKSQQERDWVLNEFKHGKAPILIATDVASRGLDVEDVKFVINYDYPNSSEDYIHRIGRTARSTKTGTAYTFFTPNNIKQVSDLISVLREANQAINPKLLQLIEDRGSGRSRGDRRDRYSAGKRGGFGNFRERENFERTYGAVGKRDFGAKAQNGGYSAQTYSNGTPFGNGFAAAGMQASFRAAGNPAGAYQNGYDQQYATNIATMHNGMNQQQYAYPATGAAPMIGYPMPAGYTQ; translated from the exons ATGCCTGG GTTTGGTGGTCCTCGTTTTGGAGGAAGCAGAGGTGGACCTCTGTCTGGAAAGAAATTTGGAAACCCTGGAGAAAAACTTACAAAAAAGAAATGGAACCTAGATGAACTGCCCAAATTTGAGAAGAACTTTTATCAAGAGCATCCTGATGTAGTTAGACGCACTGTG CAAGAGGTTGAACAGTACAGAGCAAGCAAAGAAGTTACAGTGAAGGGCCATACCTGTCCAAAACCACTTATAAATTTCTATGAAGCTAACTTTCCTG CAAATGTTATGGAAGTAATTCAGGCACAGAATTTCACTGAACCAACTGCTATTCAAGCACAAGGATGGCCTGTTGCTTTGAGCGGACTGGATATGGTTGGAGTAGCACAGACTGGATCAGGAAAAACCTTGTCT TACTTGTTGCCTGCCATAGTGCATATAAATCATCAGCCCTTCCTCGAGCGAGGAGATGGACCTATT TGTCTGGTGCTGGCACCAACTCGAGAACTGGCTCAACAAGTGCAGCAAGTGGCTGCTGAATATAGCAGAGCATGTCGTTTGAAGTCTACTTGTATTTATGGAGGTGCTCCAAAGGGACCACAAATTCGTGATTTAGAAAGAG GTGTGGAAATCTGCATTGCAACACCTggaagactcatagactttttAGAAGCTGGAAAGACCAATCTCAGGAGATGTACTTACCTTGTACTTGATGAAGCTGACAGAATGCTTGACATGGGATTTGAACCTCAGATCAGAAAAATAGTAGATCAGATAAGG CCTGACAGGCAAACTCTAATGTGGAGTGCAACGTGGCCCAAAGAAGTTAGGCAACTTGCTGAAGATTTCTTGAAAGAATATGTACACATCAACATTGGGGCATTGGAACTAAGTGCGAACCACAACATTCTTCAAATTGTGGATGTCTGTCATGATGTGGAGAAGGATGACAA acTTATTCGGTTGATGGAAGAAATCATGagtgagaaagaaaataaaaccatTGTGTTCGTGGAAACCAAAAGACGATGTGATGATCTTACCAGAAAAATGAGAAGAGATGG GTGGCCAGCAATGGGTATCCACGGTGACAAAAGCCAGCAGGAGCGAGACTGGGTTCTAAATG AATTCAAACATGGAAAAGCTCCTATCCTGATTGCTACAGATGTTGCATCCAGAGGTCTAG ATGTGGAAGATGTGAAATTTGTCATCAATTATGACTACCCTAACTCCTCAGAGGACTATATCCACCGAATTGGACGAACTGCCCGCAGTACCAAAACAGGCACAGCCTACACATTCTTTACTCCTAACAATATAAAGCAAGTAAGCGACCTCATCTCTGTGCTTCGGGAGGCTAATCAAGCTATCAACCCCAAACTGCTTCAGTTGATTGAAGACAGAGGTTCAG gtCGTTCCCGAGGTGATCGACGTGACAGATATTCTGCGGGCAAAAGGGGTGGATTTGGtaattttagagagagagagaattttgagAGAACTTATGGTGCAGTAGGGAAGAGAGACTTTGGAGCAAAAGCCCAAAACGGTGGCTACAGTGCTCAAACCTACAGTAATGGAACTCCCtttggaaatggctttgcagCTGCTGGCATGCAGGCTAGCTTCAGAGCTGCTGGTAATCCTGCAGGAGCTTACCAGAATGGTTATGATCAACAGTATGCAACTAACATTGCGACTATGCACAATGGTATGAACCAACAGCAGTATGCATATCCTGCCACTGGTGCTGCTCCTATGATAGGTTACCCAATGCCAGCAGGCTATACTCAATAA
- the DDX5 gene encoding probable ATP-dependent RNA helicase DDX5 isoform X1 produces MPGYDMDRGFGGPRFGGSRGGPLSGKKFGNPGEKLTKKKWNLDELPKFEKNFYQEHPDVVRRTVQEVEQYRASKEVTVKGHTCPKPLINFYEANFPANVMEVIQAQNFTEPTAIQAQGWPVALSGLDMVGVAQTGSGKTLSYLLPAIVHINHQPFLERGDGPICLVLAPTRELAQQVQQVAAEYSRACRLKSTCIYGGAPKGPQIRDLERGVEICIATPGRLIDFLEAGKTNLRRCTYLVLDEADRMLDMGFEPQIRKIVDQIRPDRQTLMWSATWPKEVRQLAEDFLKEYVHINIGALELSANHNILQIVDVCHDVEKDDKLIRLMEEIMSEKENKTIVFVETKRRCDDLTRKMRRDGWPAMGIHGDKSQQERDWVLNEFKHGKAPILIATDVASRGLDVEDVKFVINYDYPNSSEDYIHRIGRTARSTKTGTAYTFFTPNNIKQVSDLISVLREANQAINPKLLQLIEDRGSGRSRGDRRDRYSAGKRGGFGNFRERENFERTYGAVGKRDFGAKAQNGGYSAQTYSNGTPFGNGFAAAGMQASFRAAGNPAGAYQNGYDQQYATNIATMHNGMNQQQYAYPATGAAPMIGYPMPAGYTQ; encoded by the exons ATGCCTGGGTACGACATGGACAGAGG GTTTGGTGGTCCTCGTTTTGGAGGAAGCAGAGGTGGACCTCTGTCTGGAAAGAAATTTGGAAACCCTGGAGAAAAACTTACAAAAAAGAAATGGAACCTAGATGAACTGCCCAAATTTGAGAAGAACTTTTATCAAGAGCATCCTGATGTAGTTAGACGCACTGTG CAAGAGGTTGAACAGTACAGAGCAAGCAAAGAAGTTACAGTGAAGGGCCATACCTGTCCAAAACCACTTATAAATTTCTATGAAGCTAACTTTCCTG CAAATGTTATGGAAGTAATTCAGGCACAGAATTTCACTGAACCAACTGCTATTCAAGCACAAGGATGGCCTGTTGCTTTGAGCGGACTGGATATGGTTGGAGTAGCACAGACTGGATCAGGAAAAACCTTGTCT TACTTGTTGCCTGCCATAGTGCATATAAATCATCAGCCCTTCCTCGAGCGAGGAGATGGACCTATT TGTCTGGTGCTGGCACCAACTCGAGAACTGGCTCAACAAGTGCAGCAAGTGGCTGCTGAATATAGCAGAGCATGTCGTTTGAAGTCTACTTGTATTTATGGAGGTGCTCCAAAGGGACCACAAATTCGTGATTTAGAAAGAG GTGTGGAAATCTGCATTGCAACACCTggaagactcatagactttttAGAAGCTGGAAAGACCAATCTCAGGAGATGTACTTACCTTGTACTTGATGAAGCTGACAGAATGCTTGACATGGGATTTGAACCTCAGATCAGAAAAATAGTAGATCAGATAAGG CCTGACAGGCAAACTCTAATGTGGAGTGCAACGTGGCCCAAAGAAGTTAGGCAACTTGCTGAAGATTTCTTGAAAGAATATGTACACATCAACATTGGGGCATTGGAACTAAGTGCGAACCACAACATTCTTCAAATTGTGGATGTCTGTCATGATGTGGAGAAGGATGACAA acTTATTCGGTTGATGGAAGAAATCATGagtgagaaagaaaataaaaccatTGTGTTCGTGGAAACCAAAAGACGATGTGATGATCTTACCAGAAAAATGAGAAGAGATGG GTGGCCAGCAATGGGTATCCACGGTGACAAAAGCCAGCAGGAGCGAGACTGGGTTCTAAATG AATTCAAACATGGAAAAGCTCCTATCCTGATTGCTACAGATGTTGCATCCAGAGGTCTAG ATGTGGAAGATGTGAAATTTGTCATCAATTATGACTACCCTAACTCCTCAGAGGACTATATCCACCGAATTGGACGAACTGCCCGCAGTACCAAAACAGGCACAGCCTACACATTCTTTACTCCTAACAATATAAAGCAAGTAAGCGACCTCATCTCTGTGCTTCGGGAGGCTAATCAAGCTATCAACCCCAAACTGCTTCAGTTGATTGAAGACAGAGGTTCAG gtCGTTCCCGAGGTGATCGACGTGACAGATATTCTGCGGGCAAAAGGGGTGGATTTGGtaattttagagagagagagaattttgagAGAACTTATGGTGCAGTAGGGAAGAGAGACTTTGGAGCAAAAGCCCAAAACGGTGGCTACAGTGCTCAAACCTACAGTAATGGAACTCCCtttggaaatggctttgcagCTGCTGGCATGCAGGCTAGCTTCAGAGCTGCTGGTAATCCTGCAGGAGCTTACCAGAATGGTTATGATCAACAGTATGCAACTAACATTGCGACTATGCACAATGGTATGAACCAACAGCAGTATGCATATCCTGCCACTGGTGCTGCTCCTATGATAGGTTACCCAATGCCAGCAGGCTATACTCAATAA